The sequence CAACGTCGCCCCGTCCGGGCCGTTTACGGTCTCTCGCGACGTGGGCATTGCCAGCAACCCGCCCGAACTGTTATATGTGGCACTGGAAGACAGCGCCGGTCGAATGGCCACCGTCAAGCACACCGGCCTGGCCACTACGGATGCGTGGCAGAGGTGGGAGATTCCGCTTGCGGATTTCCCAGGGGTGAATCCGACGGCCATCCGAAAGATGGTGATCGGGGTCGGCGACCGGAGTAATCCGATGCCCGGCGGCGTCGGCACGATCTACATCGACGACGTCCGCGTCATGGACACCGAGCCGTAGGGGACCGCCGAACTCGTATTAGGATAGATGCAAAACACGGTGGGGGCGAGGCGTGCCTCGCCCCTGCAACCAATGCATGATCTTCATGGAGGCAAGCCGATGACCATTCAACCTCATCCTACCGACAAGCCTGCTGCTGGAATGCGGATTTGCCATGAAGGATGGAATTGGTGTGCGGCGCACACCCTACTTCTGATCTGCTTGACAGTTGCGATCGGCGCGACACCGATGCAGGCGGCCGAGATGAAATGGACGCACTTCGTAATCGCCGATCCGCTGCCGGGCTCGTCGTGGGGCACGGGGGGCATCGGCCTGGCGGACTTTGACGGCGACGGGGACCTCGACATGGCGATCTCCCGGCGTGAAACCCAGACGGCCTACTGGTACGAACGCAAAGACGATGCAACCTGGGTCCAGCACGTGATCGGCACATCGGAGACGTTCGCCAATACACTTGGCGCCGTGGCTCTCGACGTGGACCACGACGGATTCGTCGACATGGTGTATCGCGGCATCTGGTTCAAGAACCCCGGCGTTCTGGCAGACAAGCCCGATACCCCCTGGCAAGTCTATCCCTACGACGGGGGCGGTCACGACGTCATCGCCGCCGATATCAACGGCAACGGCAAGCTCGACATCGTCAGTTACGACGGCCACGTTCTGGCATGGTTCGACACGACCGGCGACCTCGCCAAGACGGTGGTCGCCGACGGTCGCGACGACCACGGCGGCGTGGCCCCAAAAGGGTTTGGCGACATCAACGGCGACGGACACCCGGACCTGGTGATTCCGGGCCTGTGGTTTGAGAACCCCGGCGACGGCCGGGGCCCGTGGAAACGACACCCCTGGCCCCACAAACCGATCCCCAACGCCTCCTACGGAACGAGCACACGCGTCTGGGTGGCCGACATGAACGGCGACGGACACGAGGACATCGTCTACAGCGACTGCGACACCGGGTTTTCCCATGTCTACTGGGTCGAGAACACCGGCGGCGGGACCGGCTGGGTCCGCCACCAACTGCCCGACCCGCCGGGCGATCCGCACACCGGGTCGTTCCACTCCCTGGGCGTGGCCGACTTCAACGGCGATGGGATTCCCGATGTCTTTGCCGGCGAGCAGGAAGACCCCGACACCTATATGCAGTCGCAGGGCAAGCTGCCGATGAAGACGCCGGGGCTCAAGCCGCGCGGCGTGATCTGGCTCAGTTCCGGCGGCGCCAAACCCACCTTCACCCCGAACGTCATCCACGTCGGCAACCCCGGCTGGCACGACGCCGTGCTCGGCGACGTGGACGGTGACGGAGACATCGACATCATCAGCAAGATATGGAACAAGGATGGTCCCACGTATCACGCGGACTTCTGGCGAAACGATACACCGGTGCGCAAGTCCACGCCGGAAGCCTCACGCGACTGACATGGCACAAAGGACATTCTCATGAGCAGAACCAAGGGATTCACGCTGATCGAGCTGTTGGTGGTCATCGCGATCATCGCCGTCCTGATGGGCATCATCATGCCGGCCCTCAGCACAGCCAAGAAGGTCGCCTCGTCGGCGGCCTGCCTCGGCAACCATCGCACCTTGCTGACCGCCTGGTTTCTCTACGCCGACGATCACGACGGCCTGCTCGTCAACAACCGCGCCTGTTACGATACGCCCGACGACAGGACGCCGTGGGTCCTGCGGCCCAAGGACGCGGCAGGCAACGACCTGATCAAGCCGGCTCCGATCACTATCACGGACCAGGATCGCTTTCGCGGCATCCAGGCCGGATCGCTCTGGAAATACGTCCAGGACGTCGGCGCCTATCGCTGCCCGGGCGACAATCGCCGAAGCACGCGAAACCCGCCGCGCGACTGCTGGCGCAGCTACTCCATCTCCTATGCTTTCGGCCACGTTCGCACGGGCACCTATGGCTACCGCCCCTATCGCAGACTGACGGACATCAAGAACGGCGCGTTCTACTACGTGTTCCTCGAAGAAGAGCATCAGGGCGGCAACTATGGCGAAAACGAGGGTGGCTGGCACTTCCGGCTCGACGGCGGGCAGAACGTGCTGGAGAACCCGGCCAGTTACACCTTCTACGACGCGCTGGCCTCCTTCCACAACAAGTCGAGCACGTTCGGCTTTGCCGACGGCCACGCCGAGAGACAGAAGTGGACGGACAAACGCACGCTCGAATTCATCGCAAGCCTGGGCGACGACACCTCGGCCCTCTCCGGCGCGTACGTGAATTCTGCGGGAAACGAAGACCTCTACTGGCTGATCGAGCATTTCATCGCGAAGGAACGCCGCGAGTGAGAAGGAACGTCGTCGATCGCACGCCCGTTCCATGATCGCGCCAGCGACAGGCGGGATCTCCGCATTTCCTCTGCCCTCCTCCTCGTCAAGATCGGCCCCGCAGCCGCGGTCGCCCACCGTCCCCTTGCGCAGGGATTGCAGGTTGCGGGCCGCGAGGGTCGGGCTATAATACGCTCCGGGGGGACCTGCAACGCTGGTCACACGGGAGTCAGGACATGGAATGGCGCGACGTACATCTGTTTGTCTTTGACGGTCTCTCCGACTGGGAGGCGGGCTATGCCGTGGCGGGGATCAACCATCCGCAGTTTCAGCGACAACCGGGCCACTATCGAGTCCGAACGGTGGCGCCGCACGAGGGCTCCGTGGTGACGATGGGTGGGATTCGGATTCAGCCCGATCTGACGCTCGACACGCTTCGGCCGGCCAACAGCGCTTTGCTCATTCTGCCGGGCGGCGCCGCCTGGGACGAGGGCCAGCACGGCGAAGCGGTGGAACTGGCTCGGGCGTTTCTCGATGCAGGTGTCCCGGTCGCGGCGATCTGCGGCGCGACGGCGGCCCTGGCGCGCGGCGGTCTGCCGGACGATCGCCGGCACACAAGCAACGCGCCGGAGTACCTGGCCGCAACGAAATACCGTGGAGCGGCGCTGTATGAGGAAGCGCCCGGTGCACAGGACAAATCGGAGGGAACAGAAGCATGACGAAGAAGATCATCATCGCAACAGTCACTGCGTACGTTGTCGGCTGTCTGCTCGGCCCGCCGGACATGATATCGCAACTGACGCTTGGCATGATGACCGCTGTGATCTGTGCGGTCCCCCTGCTGGTTCTCGTTCGATTTGCATTCGTAAAGAGCGCATCGCCGCCAATGCACACACTCGTCTGCGTCCTGGTCTGCATGCTCTCTGTGCTGCTGGTCTTCTGCCATATCCTGGTACGCAGGACAATGAGCCATCCGGAAGAGTTCTACAACGAGCCGCCGAGTGCCTCTTCCACTCCGTAGAAACACCGACCTTGGGTGCGGCCACCGCACATGGCCGTTGACATCCGTCGGGCAAGTGTTACCCTCAGGCACAGAAGGGCAAACATGGTGCCTGCTCGGCGCGGGCCGGAATGACCGAAGGGAGGACAAACTCATGCGACACATACACATCCCACATCCCGGCCGACCGACAAGGATTCTGGCGCTGGCGGCGGTCTTCCTGGCCGGCGTCGCAAGTCCCTCGCTCACACAGGGTCGGGTCCCGCTGACGTTCGAGGCCCGCACGATCGAGACGCAAGCCGTACTGTGGTGGGCCCGCGCGCCGGGAGACGTCGACGGCGACGGTCTGCTGGACCTGCTCTTGCAGGACAACAACGGCCACGGCGGCGTGCTGTGCTGGTACCGGACGCACGACGACGGGACGCGCTGGACCCGGCATCGTATCGCCGAGAAAGCCCCCAACGGCGGTCCGTTTG comes from Anaerobaca lacustris and encodes:
- a CDS encoding FG-GAP repeat domain-containing protein; amino-acid sequence: MKWTHFVIADPLPGSSWGTGGIGLADFDGDGDLDMAISRRETQTAYWYERKDDATWVQHVIGTSETFANTLGAVALDVDHDGFVDMVYRGIWFKNPGVLADKPDTPWQVYPYDGGGHDVIAADINGNGKLDIVSYDGHVLAWFDTTGDLAKTVVADGRDDHGGVAPKGFGDINGDGHPDLVIPGLWFENPGDGRGPWKRHPWPHKPIPNASYGTSTRVWVADMNGDGHEDIVYSDCDTGFSHVYWVENTGGGTGWVRHQLPDPPGDPHTGSFHSLGVADFNGDGIPDVFAGEQEDPDTYMQSQGKLPMKTPGLKPRGVIWLSSGGAKPTFTPNVIHVGNPGWHDAVLGDVDGDGDIDIISKIWNKDGPTYHADFWRNDTPVRKSTPEASRD
- a CDS encoding type II secretion system protein: MSRTKGFTLIELLVVIAIIAVLMGIIMPALSTAKKVASSAACLGNHRTLLTAWFLYADDHDGLLVNNRACYDTPDDRTPWVLRPKDAAGNDLIKPAPITITDQDRFRGIQAGSLWKYVQDVGAYRCPGDNRRSTRNPPRDCWRSYSISYAFGHVRTGTYGYRPYRRLTDIKNGAFYYVFLEEEHQGGNYGENEGGWHFRLDGGQNVLENPASYTFYDALASFHNKSSTFGFADGHAERQKWTDKRTLEFIASLGDDTSALSGAYVNSAGNEDLYWLIEHFIAKERRE
- a CDS encoding DJ-1/PfpI family protein, with protein sequence MEWRDVHLFVFDGLSDWEAGYAVAGINHPQFQRQPGHYRVRTVAPHEGSVVTMGGIRIQPDLTLDTLRPANSALLILPGGAAWDEGQHGEAVELARAFLDAGVPVAAICGATAALARGGLPDDRRHTSNAPEYLAATKYRGAALYEEAPGAQDKSEGTEA